The stretch of DNA GTGTCAGAGCCGTAATTTCGAGTCAGCTACCATCCATCTAGACTCGAAAAATGAGTCCGCTTCCCGTAGACACCACGTCAATCAAGAATACCTTTGCTGTAGGGTAGTATGTCACCAAGCCCGCATGAACGCGCAGTCACGCCGCTGCAAGCCACGTAAATCTGCTCTACGCCTCCCCTCTCGATCCTTGCTTCATTTACCGGATCTTGCGATCCGCGCAGGGGAGCTTCGATGACTACGTCTTCAGGACGAGACCTGGTCATCACGGCTGTGCCGGTACTGTTTCGCCGATGTGCCGTGCTCTTTCCCGTAGTTAGCAGACGATTGATCTATGACTGACGGTTTGCACAAGtcctccagcgccagccagcgcctgcACTTTGTCACCATTGTCACCAGTCTGTGGGCCATGATGCGACACATCATGTATGGAGTGCAGAGCTTATCTTGTTCACCACGACCTGATCCGCATCGCGAACAGCGCTTCACCAGCTGCCCGCGCTCTAAATACTATCACGATCAATCGCTCACGGCGGCTGGCATTCCCGAGCATGTCCCCGAAAGTCTATATGGGACCACCCGCCCGTGTGTAAGTCGATTGAACCCTTCGAGAAACGGCCAGCAGTCTCAGGCCCAAGGCGACATCGAGATTCTGCTCTTCAGGAGGGGCCCGAATCACGCTCAAACCGAGTCCGTGCGGACCGCCGCTGCGGGAGCCTTCAATCTCGCCAGGGATGCATACTGTGCAGTAGTATAGTATAATATAGTATAGTatgccgccggccacgttGTAAGTAGCGATGTGACTCCGTCGCCGAACGAGGCCGCGGATGCAAATCAatcgccgtcttcgagaCTGGTGACAGGACAGGGAGTCGAGTGACGCGGACTatcgagcgccgccgatgacagCCAGAGCCCAAGCCTCAACGGATGACCTGTCGGCGGCTTTCTCTCCAAAGACTCTAGCTCCCCCCTGCCAATGCCGGGTAGGTGGTATGCATGTTCGTCTGAAAAGCGAACGAAGTGGGCGCTCTTGGCTtgcatgatgatgggggaCAGGGATCGCATTGTGCAGTTATTTAGCAGTGCTACTACTAACACGCTCCGCACGAGGCATAAGGGCCCGAGCGgcttacctacctagtacttaTCGACAGGGGTACCCTGCCTTGGGAGGGGTCTGAGAGCCTGAGACGTGGTTTCACCCTTCAAAACGTTTCCCAAGTtcctgcgacgacgacgacttgagAATCGCTGACGTCGCTTGGCGAACTACCGGGTCCATGGATGAGGGCGAAAAGCCACGGTTCTACTGTCACTGAAGCCGGTAGCACAATGGATGTTTCTCGCTGGCCGTTCGGCCTACACGACGTAGGGAGTATgtagtatactgtactactACGCTGATGCGCACCGGCCTTgtcttcttcatcgtccCTCGGCCCACGGACCACGTAGTAGAGCACGTACGCAACTCGGGCAAGTCCCCGAGCACCATCCATCTACTAACGTAGTACTTCGGAGAGCTacgtgctgctggccatAGCGAAGGCGTGCGGGGGAATCGATTCGGACGCAACATTCATTCACCTTTCGTGCGGACTTGTACCCGCAAAGGTCCTCCActggtcctcgccgcccgcgtgtGTGCACGGGCTCGCGGccacgatggcggcggcgggcaacaAGGGGGATAAGGGACCAGGCACGCTGGACAAGGCAAGGCGCTGCGAGATTGTGGTCCGAGCCTGACGTCGGCGTGGCCGTAGcgctccacggcggcgggaagagGCGCGAGCAGGCGCCCAGTGCTGGTCAGAGCGAACTGGCAGCGACAGGgccgggacgaggaggcttgggccgccgccgccgccgccgccgccgccgtcgaagacgaggacgacgccaccaccaccaccaccaccaccacgaaaCTACTACACACTGGACTGACACCAACAAAAGGTGGGCttcaccgacgccgccgccgaaagCGAACCAAACTCCGGGTCGGTAAGTGGGGCCGACGCCCGTTTGGTACAGTTATGCACTTATAGGtatggtgctgctgctgctcgcgacgatgccgtgtgCGCATCAGGAGGAGTCATGGTGGTTGGTATTGGACTCCCAGGAGTTGACCTGTCACTTGACGCGGCTGTGGCGCCCTCTCGTGTtcgtgtgcgtgtgcgcgaGACTGGCACATACGAAGCAGGTGAGCATGTAGCGCGTATAGTAGTGAGTATGAAAAGACTCGAATACGCAGCTCTGACTAAGGGTCGCCAATGCGGCGCTTTCGTGTGAAACGAGAACCGCacgggggaagggggggaggctacTGTAGCGATCCTCGAactgacgatgatgaggcgccgcgccagcgcgTGAGGGCTGGTCCAGAGGCGCTCAACTGTCCGCACACGGAAGCCTTGTGCTTTGCTCTTTTGCTGGGCCGAAGGGCTTACCCAAGATGATTACTTCGTACAACTTGATAGGTATCGGCGCAGTTGACGATATCGGCCGGTGatatgctgctgctgctgctgctgctgctgtgaccgctgctgccgcgcggcTTACCTGGATCACTGGCCGTGCACCCGCATGAGAGACCGGGCCGAGAGAAACGACACGCGGACCGGTGGAGTGAGTCTCGACGGATCCCGGCAAGACATGGGCATCGACTACGGACGGGACGTTGCCCGCTCCTCACCCCaactcggccgccgcgaaccAGTCACATCAACCGGCAGGCCGGCGTCTGGACTCTGGTGCCAGCTCCATCATagtgtacagtatactgtaTAAGTGGTCGGCCGTGTGTGTGCGGCGTGTGTTGATCTGTGCACGGACTCACGCTattgcccccccccttcaacCAAACATTGAGCCCGCCGACTATGCCTCAAAGGAAGGCGACACGACACTGGCGCTGGCAACTGGCACTTCCCGTGGGCCGTGGCTGGCGGTCTAGTGCCTAGCCGGCGGGCAACTTGACAGGTATCATTGTAATGTTGTGTCTCTTCTCTGCCGGGCTATTGTCTCACAATGGCAGCAGATGATGTGCTTGCCCGTATTTGCTTGTGGTATCTTTTTTTgtcccctctctctctgaGGTGTCGCCGCACCGGCAAAACGGCGTGTGGCCTGCGCGGGCAAAATGGTTGTTTGTTGGTCGTTGGACACGTTTCACGTCCCCGCAATAAAGCCTGTGCACCAATCGCGCAAAATCATTCTCGTTGCCAGAAGTTTTTGATGGGCTCAGACCTGACCAGAGATGTCTTCATTCTGGTTGTCCGGCCGCCATTTTGTCTCGAATGCGTGCGTCGAAACGAGCTTCTTCACGAACAGGAGGGGGCGGCCTTGGGCGCGAcacggagagagagagagagcgcgcgcATCAGAAACAAGGCTAACAAACGCTGCCTCATTTACATGAGGGGAGCCATCTGCTCCGCGAATGCGTTGCTGAGTCTGTGTCTAAGTAAGCCCGAACAGCAGTACTAGTAGTTGACGCCCCTTGTAAGAGGCGTGCGACCGAATGAGGAATCGATCGGTCTGCTCATGGACGTGTTTGGTCCGGAGACGCGCCCCGCCTTGTCGAGACTCGATAGGAGCAGTCGAAACCAAGgaagcgcgcgcggcgagatGCATGCTAGAGAGCGGGAGATCCCTGTCCGGCCAAGTTGAAGATGAACAAGTCCACAAGATATCCTGTAGGTGTGAAACTGACCCCGAGGTCAAATGCCGAAGAGAGTTTATCCTCGCCATCTAGTCGAGGGAAGGCGAACCACGTTTGCAGCGAGTGGTTCGGCACTGCAGAGGGTGCCGCGATGTCagtgcggcgacgggcgttGAAACGGATGAGAGACAGCAATTGAGATGGGGAGAGTTTCAGCGTTGACGCCGAGGGAGCTGGACTGGATGCACCTCGAAACTTCTTTCTTTTGGGACCCCTGATGACGACATTTGATACTGAGAGATCCATGGCCCTGGGTTCTGATGCTGTGGTAATgacacggcgcggcgaggcgcggcgaaATGGAGTGAATGGTCATCGTTGTGGTTGACAACTCGGCGTGACTCTAATGCTGAGTAgatggcggcagcagccatggagCGCTCTGTTTCGATGAAGCGCCCGTCGTTCATTCGGATCGTCGCGATTTTAGGCAACAGGAAAGAAGAGGGAGGAACAGTCCTTGATTCTGCACCGCGTTGGGCAGGTACAAGTGACGAATAAGGAAGGTCCCCCAAGAAAGTAGTAGCATGACGACACCCTCGTTGTATTGAGGAGAGCAGCAAGCATTTAATATCATCGAGACAATTTGAACGTGTACGCAATCATCAACGCGTGATTCATCTCCCTCTTCACTTGTCTTCCCTtcgcgccatcgccagcccgcAAGCTGCACGCGCAAGACAAAGAGCACCATCATCGCAATAGCCTCACACACAAGTTCACAAACGCACAACCTGTTCGTCAACGCATCAACAcatgcgcgcgccgtcgagcctgGGACTGTGGCTCACCGTGTTgcaagccgccgcctcctcgcacGCAGACGGCTCCGCGCAGCGCCCCCTCTccagcgctgcagcagctgcagcacccATAGCCATGGCAGCTTCCAACCCCATCGacaagctggccgtcgccctgcaCCAGACGGGCCGCTCGCCCCCCTCGGTGcgcgccaccgtcaccaacaacaacgaccACCCCGTCACCGTCCTCACCTACCAGTCGCCGCTCGAcccggcggccctcgcgctgggcctgctcgccatcacgccggccggcgcgtcgcggccgctggaactgcccgtcgtcaagaTGTCGCGCCAGTGGcccccgcgcggcgacgcgctcgtgtccctcgacgccggcgcgagcgccagccgcgacctcgtcctggAAGAGCCAAAGGTGCCCGCGGACAAGCTTGGCGAAGAGGCGACGGTCGTGTTGGAGGGAAAGTGGATGGCCGTGTGGCCCAAGGCCAGGAGCGAGCTGAGCGATGAGGAGATTGACAAGTCCACCCAGTATGGGTTTTCTCAGGCATATAAGACGGATGAGCTTGCAATCAAGATTGGATAGAGGCTGTAGCGAAATTTGTAATTGCAGCATGTAGCTAAATAAGTCCATGTTTACCCGGCGTAGACTCCGGAAGACAATGTGACTTTATGGCATTTGGAAGTCCTTGTGGTCAAGACGTGGTGCAGACTCACGATGCCCGATCAACATTTCCCAAGTATAGTCCAGTAAGCCGCTAAAGCTCTCAGAGAAGCCTATTTCGAAGAACGCAGGATCTGAGAACATCGCAAGTTGACAATAGGGTCGCATGGATGCAATAGTGAACAGGCAGACCGACACGGCGGGACGCATCTCCGCGCCCGTATTTGTCACCCTCAACTGAGAGAATACAACGGCCACGAGATTCTTCTTTTGAGTCGTAATGTCTCAGTTGTACATGGTGATCCAAAAGGCTTGCCGTTCCTCGCCCATGTACGTCAGGAGTCGCGTTCGTGGATTCCGTCGATCTACCACGCCATGGCCAGAATCACCTCCTTCCTGATGATCCACTGTATACTGTCCGCGATCGCGTATGCGTGAGCTGGATGTATCTTCGCGGCACATTGGCTACTCACGTCCTCGACATCCAGGTGTTGGTGTCAAACGAGGTGATCGAATGCCTCAGAATTGTGGCCGAGTTCTTCATGATGGACACTCATCAGGTCGGTGCCGGCTCTCATGGATCTGGATATCATGGGCGCCTTTACGTGTGCCTCAACTGTCTATTGCATGACGCCTCGGTCTTCATGAAATGCTTTTGGATGGGTGTTGTAGACAATGACACGGTTGGCGAATGTGACTGGCCTCTGGATTCCTAGAGGTTGTGGACGAGTGCGTCCCACCGCTACAAGGTTTGCCCGCACGGCTCCCGTCCGTCAATTTGTCCCCGTCGTGAGAGATTGCGAAGATTAGGAGTATATATTTCTGGCAGTGATGTCGGGCATGATGGGTAGGTATGCTTCAGTTTCTTGGTGCTACCGCACCGCTGCCAACCGTAtgatgaggcgggcgagacgagTCCGGAAGGACTAGACGGGTGACGAAATGCGACTTGCAACTGAGCTTAGATACGACCCGTGTGCTGATGTCCACAACTCAACTGTCGCACCGCGAAGGCTTCAAGGTCTTGGCACTGAAACGAGCATTCATGGAAGTCACCGAATAGGTCATGGCAAGGAACCCGGCTTTGACACTGCTCCAGGCTTTTAGCAGTCCCATCATTCCGTATATTGTGCTGATCTGTAACTCACTTCGAGCAAGCAGCAACAAATCTTCGTTCCGGACAGGCGCTGTGAGTCGCTCTGAgcgccttgagctgctgcCCAAAGTTTGCCAGCGTCGGCTTGGTCGAGCGCTGGCTCTTGAGCAGACAGagtgcagcagcatcatTCAAGAAAGAACCCGGCCTAtgccccgccatcgccccATTGCAGCTCAGTGCTTTGACGATTGAGTCTTCTCCCCCCGGTACCTCAATGCTTGAAGGAACCCGACCAAATCAACCAAGAGTGTCGCGTGGCTCGAGGTCTTTAACTGCGCGAGCCGGGGACCCTTTGGAGTGACCGAGAAGGATACACTTCCCATCCCTTATTTTGACTAAATATTAGGTATTACCTCACGGATTCTGCAGCGGAATATCCGGCAGGGCTGCCGTACCCGAgtcccgcgccgacgaggccccgCCGGTTACCATCGGCGGGCCCGAAGGCACGGGCGGAGTAGGCCCGCAACTCACGAAGGGCTGTCCAGACGTGGCGACTCGAATAAGCAGATATAGCTCGAAGATAGAGTCTTGTTTATGCGAATGGAACATGTGGATGTAAATCACTTTCTTCGGCCGCAATGGCCATGGTCGGGCGCAAAGCAGCTAAAGATGAAGCTTCAATATTCCAATTCCAAGAACAGGAACTGGTTCTGCCAGAGGGGCAGACGCTGGCGGGAATGCGGGGCGGCACGTGATGGCTAAAGTCGCATTAGGCATGTGTGGGCTTTTGGAATCCGGAAGGCGGCACCGTCACTGGGGGCTTTTGTCGGGCCTTTTGAGCCGTGCGTTGGCTTAATTTACAGTAGTagtacagcagcagcacggtgAGCGAGTGAGTAAGAGAGAGAATCTGGACACATGTCGTGCTTCTCTGTCTGCATCAAGAGAACCGGCCTCTCCTTGCCCTCACGACTATCCTTTATCGTCACGGCCtcagcggcaccagcagcagcagtagcagcgaGGCGGGGATTTacgaccagcagctccatcaacaccaccatcaacaccatggcGGCCACCCAACGCGATCCCACGACCCTCTCCAACTACGGAGCATGGCGCACTAAGCACACCACCGTCGACTTCAAGCTCGACTTTGACGCCAAGCGCCTCAAGGGCTCCGTGATCCTGCAGCTCGAGAGCCAGACGGACCGCCAGAGCAGcgaggtcgtcctcgacacGCGCTTCGTCCACGTCTCGTCCGTCACTGTCGGCGCCAAAGGGTCCAAGTGGGAGCTGAAGCCACACTCGGATCCCTTCGGCGCCCCTCTGCACGTCTCCGTCCCGGATGGCGCCCCCAAGggcgagctcatcgacgtcgccatcgacctTGAGACGACGGACAAGTGCACCGCGCTGCAGTGGCTCACCCCCGCGCAGACGTCCAACAAGAAGCACCCCTACATGTTCTCTCAATGCcaggccatcaacgcccGCTCCATCTTCCCCTGCCAGGACACTCCCGACGTCAAGTCCACCTTCACCTTTAAGCTCACCTCGAGCcttcccgtcgtcgcctctgGAGTCCCCGTCGGAGACCACACGGCTACGCCGGGCACTGAGAAGCTCTATCATTTCGAGCAAAAGGTCCCCATCCCATCCTATctcttcgccgtcgcctcgggAGACATCGTCTCCGCGCGCATCGGCCGGCAGAGCGTTGTCGTGACCGGCCCTGAAGAGGTAGAGGCGTGCAAGtgggagctcgaggagagCATGGACAAGTTCATGGACGTCGCCAACAAGCTCATCTTCCCATACAAGTGGGGAGAATACAACGTCCTCATCCTGCCTCCCAGCTTCCCCTACGGAGGTGAGTTTTGCGAGTGCAGCCATCGGACTGGCCATGTGCTGACCCGCGAAAAGGCATGGAGAATCCCATTTACACCTTTGCCACGCCGACCATCATCAGTGGCGACCGCGAGAACGTGGATGTCATCGCCCACGAGCTGAGCCACAGCTGGAGCGGCAATTTGGTCTCCAACGCCAGCTGGGAGCATTTGTACGTTCAAGACCCTGCCTCCATTGAAAGAGTACTACTAACAGACAATACAGCTGGCTCAACGAAGGCTGGACCGTGTATCTGGAACGCCGAATTcaggccgccatccacggcGAGCCCGAATTCCACTTCTCCTCCATCATCGGCTGGAAGGGCCTCGGTGCGCTCCGCTTTCGCCATTGGCCGGGTGTTATTGCTGACGCTTCGCAGAGGATGCCGTTGAGCTGTTTGGCAAGGACCACGAGTACACCAAGCTCATCATCAGCCACAAAAACGTTGACCCCGAGGACGTTTACAGCCAGGTCGCGTACGAGAAGGGTTTCCACTTCCTGTACTACCTGGATCGCCTAGTCGGCCGCGAGAACTTTGACAAGTTCATCCCTCACTACTTTACCAAGTGGTCGGGCAAGTCGCTGGATTCTTTTGAGTTCCGCGAGACGTTCATGGACTTCTTCAACGGCCTTGGCGAtgaggagctcaagaagaaggTTGCCACGATCGACTGGGAGGCAAGGCTATATAACCCTGGCTTGCCCCCGAAGCCCGACTTTGACACGACTCTCGTCACAATGTGCTATGACCTAGCCAAGAAGTGGGGGGATGCTGTGAGTTGCCTCAGGACAGACAGCCCGATGCTCTTGTTATTACGCTAATAAAAAATGCAGTCATTCGAGCCCAGCGCCAAGGACGTCGAAACCTTCTCCAGCAACCAGAAGCTCGTCTTCCTGGACCAGGTGGAGCAGCACGCGTCCCTGAGTGCCGAGCGCGCCCAGCTCATGGGCAAGGTGTACGACTTCATCTCCTCCAAGAATGCCGAGATCAAGACGTCGTACTACCTCGTGGCGCTCAAGGCCCGGGACCCGACGTGCGTTTACGGGGCcgccgagcttctcggcACTGTCGGCCGCATGAAGTACGTGCGACCGCTGTTCCGCGCTCTTAACAAGGGGAACCGGGAGCTCGCGCTCGAGACTTTTGCCAAGAACAGGGATTTCTACCACCCCATATGCAGGGGCATGGTGCAAAAGGATCTGGGAATCCAAGAATAGACGCGCAGGCGTTTGGAAATACCCCTCAGTAGTTTTGTAGCCGAAATCGGACTATGAGAGCCACGACGATCCCTCCATGACTTGCTTCCATGTCTTGCCCTCCGGCCGCTCGAATTTCTGCACGGACTCGACGTCCCTCTTTCCAAAATTGCCGTACAGATGAGGGAAGCTGTCCTCCCACTTGATAGGATCCACAAACTTGGCGAGCTCAAACCTGATCAACCACAGGCTGGTGTGCGCATTAAAGAATAGGTCCGCCGTATTTGGAACCTATTGGATATGAGCTGCTTGACGGGGCTGCACGCATTTGTTCGCCGAAGAACCGTCATACCTGCGTGGCGGTGCTCATATGAATGAAGCCGTCCTTCTTGTCCAGGTCGGATAACGGATATGCGTCAGGGATAGGCTCCGGTGGCGCAACAGGCACGATTTTGTACACGAATCTCGGCGGATCCATTTCGGCCATGTTGAGAGTGAACTGTAGCGCAACTCGACCGTTCTAGAGTGCAGGCTTATCTGTCGTGAATTCCTGTGTTCAGGGTAGGTTGTGTGTTGAGGCGAAATTGTGCAGCGGTGCTTGGCTGGGGGGTGGTCTCGTAATCGCGACTCCGACTTCACGTGAGCCTCGACCCGCACCTTCCCAATCCCAACCGCAGCACGTTGaggcggctcgtcgtccatcgtcgcccgcctttATGATTTCTACGCCCGTAGACGAAATCTGCGCGTATGCGCCGTGCCATCTGTGCAACGGCAATGTCGCGCGGGCCTGTCCCCTCGCAGTTGTGCCTCCTCTCCACGCTCCCCGACCGGTCAGCCGGCGACAAGGTGCGCTTCCTCGGATGGTAGGTCAGTCGATCGATGAGAGAGAGgagcgcccgccggcccggaACGCCCATCctcatgccatgccatgccagaCTCGTCACAGTCCGCCCGCTGACTGCCCGCTGCAGTGTAACCGCATAttccacggcgtcggcgtcgctcaCGCTGGGCCATCTGTACCCGGAGAGCACCAATGTCACGGCGTGCGTTGACGTccggctcgtcctcggggcgCTCCAATCCGAGATGACACGTGTGGGAGAGTGGTTGAACGTCATCGGATACGTGACCGCGAGGCGCGAGGATCTGCCGGAGCCGGACTGTGCGGTTGGCGCGCACTCGGCGCACGTCcaggcgctcgccgtctgGCCGACGGGGCCGTTGGACGTTCAGCGCTATGAACGGACCTTTGGCGAGCAGCCGGCCCGGACCGCGGCAAATTGAGAGTCTATAGGCGTCTAGTCAGGCAGCCGGGGCGTCTCGTCTCCATTGTCGACATAACAAGCCAGCAGCCTGCCGGTCACCGCACGTCCTGTGCATGCATGGCGCGAGGCGGGTGTCATGCTGCCATGGCATGTCGATATGCTGTGACTGGGTGTCATGAGGGCAAAATTCTCTCACCGCTCAGACTCGAGCCAATGCAAACTAGTTGAAGCGTCGAAAGCTCAAGCCGGCGCGCCTCTGGACCATCTCAGACAGCAAAGGCAGCGACGGTAGCGCCATGATTGGCTTGAAGCGCAGCCACATGGCATCATGTTATCGGGTCACGCATACTCGGAGAAGCGACTGCCAGGCGGTGTTGCTGTCCACAACGGACGAAATTCAAATGCGCTATGCCCGATTATTCACGCCAACCTAAGACGACCTCCCGCGCGACGGAATCCCCTATGCTCGGATTTCGACGTGTGCGAACAGTGCGAAGCGACCATGTCTGATTCCGCGTTCCCCGTGAAGGCTTCCGTATGGAAACGAGGAAGGCCACCGAGCCCTGGACAAGATGTTCTCTGAAAAGCATTGTCGAGCCAAGACCCGACCTCAGCTCCCAACCCGCCAACGGTCTGCTTGCTGCCGAGATTTCGGGCTTCTACCTTTGATCTCACTCGAGCGAGACACTAGCACCGGCTGGTGCAATGGCCTCTTGAGCGCCTTTGACGGATTCTCTAGGAGTTTGGCGGCCTTCTGCTTGTCCCAAAGCTCCTTTGACTTGCGACAAATGTCATCGATTTGTTCCTGGAGCCGAGGCCAGTCAGTGAGCGAAGTGACGGGTGTCTGGGCGGCAGGTGTCATCTCACATCGGTCAGGCAAGCGCCGGGCGTCGAGATGAGAAACCCATCCTCTCCCTGCGTGTGATCAGATGGACATGCTGTCTGCCGGCGAAACGGAGAGACGGCGTGCGCGTACATACCTCGAGAGTGTACGGCCGAACCGTTGCGTGAGGGCCCAAATGGTACTGGAGCTCCTGGGTGATGATCTTCTTGTGGATATCAAGATGGGGAATCCAGTATCGATtcacggacgacgacatttCTACGGCGGCGGGTCCAGGTCCGATATTGCCGGCGTGGTGCTGTATCTCGTCAGGGCAGAGCCGGGACGAGCGACCGAGGCTGGCATTTATGGTGGcgcccgacggcgcagaCCTACTCTGGAcgtcgagcccgagccgGCGCTTTTAAATAGTGGTTGTGTCGCCGGAACAGCGAGGGGAGCGGCCGTATCGAATCCAATCACGGAGGCATGCGGGCTTggctcaccgccgccagggaCGGCGAGAATGGGCCATGCGCACCGCATCTGGTCTTATGCAGTGTCGGTATGCAGACAAGACCCGTCTCCGCACGCGCGTACGGCCGTTCCAAcgggccttgtcgacgaACCCAAGTTGTatgcgacgccgcccgggcGGAAAGTGAGGCGGACATTGGCCACGAGGCCTGCGCATGCTTGATTGGCAGCACGCCTCGCGGCCAAAGCGCAGAATCCAATCGTGCAGACGACCCTCGATAGATTGCCTCGTGCCCCATCTCCCGGGAAACCGGGGAAATATAGGTTCGTGGCgatggggggaggaggaggaggaggcgggtggcgaggcgggctcgtcgaAAGGGTGTGCCCTCGGATCCGGGGGAGCCATTGGGCTCAGCTGGTTAGTCGAGGACGTAGGTAACAAGCCCTCTCGCAAATAGCGCACGCACGTATACGGCTGTCTGCTGGATCTGTCAGGCCTCGCTCTCCGTTTGCTGGGCAAAAGGGCGATGGCCTAGCAGGTTGGGCTCCAAGACCCAACGCATCTTCCCTGCTCGTGCAGCTGCCGCCTTGGGACGAGGGGTCTCGCGCCGTACGAACTGGGTATGGCGAGCGCGTGAGGAAATGAAACGCAAGGTGCACGAAAAACGTATGTGTACGAAGTGAATAGTAGTGTATCTATATATTCTGTCATATACCCTACTATATAGACGTACGTAGGGTGGTGGTATGGGTGGTGGTACTCTTTTGCATGgtcaagcagcagcagcagcctcctccttcctgTGTTGCTTCGGGGACCGGTCACGTCTTTGGGAGGGTGTCGCGCGCGTTGCGAATGGCTGACTGTATATCGCGTGAGAGGCCCGGTGGTGGTCCATGTAAGTGGGCATGCGTGTCGGCCGGCATTCTGGGTGTCGGGGATCTTTGCGTCACGTGCCTCATGGGCGCCCCCGAAACAATGCACTTTTTCGTACCAAGTAACTTTGGCTAAGAAATATTTTGTAAGTCTAAATGGTGGAACTGGtatgagtgagtgagtgagtggtgaTGGCGCCCTCTATCTACCAACTTAGGTGTTGGCGTGGGCTCATCACCGGTGTGCGGGATCTGCTGATGGAGCCAAGCTGTAGGGATGGAGGAGCGGGCGTCGGTTGACGACATGACGGGCGCTCAGGAGTCTAACGAGGTACTACTAACCTAAgaatgcatgcatgcgctTTGGGAGGGAGCATTTGTTGGTTGTAATAATGGAAGCCGATTCACGCCACGGTCGTCTgccatgtacgaagtaagtgGTTTCAGAACTTGCATGCAGATGCCatcttttctttttctcGCGGGAgatcccatcccatcccgccaagggcagcagcagcgcttCCTTGCCGGTACTTTTTGCTTAACATTTCGGGTTTCATCCTTCATCCGCACAAACAGCACACATAACTGAGCAGTATTCGTACGTAGTAGATCTACCGAGGAAATCgtgggggcggcgcggtttGATGTGCAACGAAATATTCTGTGGAG from Purpureocillium takamizusanense chromosome 6, complete sequence encodes:
- a CDS encoding uncharacterized protein (SECRETED:SignalP(1-22~SECRETED:cutsite=SHA-DG~SECRETED:prob=0.5153)~EggNog:ENOG503P8FF); its protein translation is MRAPSSLGLWLTVLQAAASSHADGSAQRPLSSAAAAAAPIAMAASNPIDKLAVALHQTGRSPPSVRATVTNNNDHPVTVLTYQSPLDPAALALGLLAITPAGASRPLELPVVKMSRQWPPRGDALVSLDAGASASRDLVLEEPKVPADKLGEEATVVLEGKWMAVWPKARSELSDEEIDKSTQYGFSQAYKTDELAIKIG
- the LAP2 gene encoding Leukotriene-A(4) hydrolase (COG:E~COG:I~COG:O~COG:V~EggNog:ENOG503NV5N~MEROPS:MER0002281), with the protein product MSCFSVCIKRTGLSLPSRLSFIVTASAAPAAAVAARRGFTTSSSINTTINTMAATQRDPTTLSNYGAWRTKHTTVDFKLDFDAKRLKGSVILQLESQTDRQSSEVVLDTRFVHVSSVTVGAKGSKWELKPHSDPFGAPLHVSVPDGAPKGELIDVAIDLETTDKCTALQWLTPAQTSNKKHPYMFSQCQAINARSIFPCQDTPDVKSTFTFKLTSSLPVVASGVPVGDHTATPGTEKLYHFEQKVPIPSYLFAVASGDIVSARIGRQSVVVTGPEEVEACKWELEESMDKFMDVANKLIFPYKWGEYNVLILPPSFPYGGMENPIYTFATPTIISGDRENVDVIAHELSHSWSGNLVSNASWEHFWLNEGWTVYLERRIQAAIHGEPEFHFSSIIGWKGLEDAVELFGKDHEYTKLIISHKNVDPEDVYSQVAYEKGFHFLYYLDRLVGRENFDKFIPHYFTKWSGKSLDSFEFRETFMDFFNGLGDEELKKKVATIDWEARLYNPGLPPKPDFDTTLVTMCYDLAKKWGDASFEPSAKDVETFSSNQKLVFLDQVEQHASLSAERAQLMGKVYDFISSKNAEIKTSYYLVALKARDPTCVYGAAELLGTVGRMKYVRPLFRALNKGNRELALETFAKNRDFYHPICRGMVQKDLGIQE
- a CDS encoding uncharacterized protein (COG:S~EggNog:ENOG503P5HT), encoding MAEMDPPRFVYKIVPVAPPEPIPDAYPLSDLDKKDGFIHMSTATQVPNTADLFFNAHTSLWLIRFELAKFVDPIKWEDSFPHLYGNFGKRDVESVQKFERPEGKTWKQVMEGSSWLS
- a CDS encoding uncharacterized protein (COG:S~EggNog:ENOG503P7AW); this translates as MSRGPVPSQLCLLSTLPDRSAGDKVRFLGCVTAYSTASASLTLGHLYPESTNVTACVDVRLVLGALQSEMTRVGEWLNVIGYVTARREDLPEPDCAVGAHSAHVQALAVWPTGPLDVQRYERTFGEQPARTAAN
- a CDS encoding uncharacterized protein (EggNog:ENOG503P5NZ) gives rise to the protein MSSSVNRYWIPHLDIHKKIITQELQYHLGPHATVRPYTLEGEDGFLISTPGACLTDEQIDDICRKSKELWDKQKAAKLLENPSKALKRPLHQPVLVSRSSEIKGRSPKSRQQADRWRVGS